A part of Bacillus rossius redtenbacheri isolate Brsri chromosome 1, Brsri_v3, whole genome shotgun sequence genomic DNA contains:
- the LOC134528152 gene encoding nascent polypeptide-associated complex subunit alpha isoform X2, with product MPELTELDKATASMTEPRGDGSAGGSGTESDSDDTVPELEDPGSGQAAGMFPGAAAAGLPIDMVSKAKQSRGEKKARKIMSKLGLKPVQGVSRVTIRKSKNILFVINKPDVYKNPASDTYIVFGEAKIEDLSQQAQVREAEKFKAPQDSPAVDGAGSQTVVAPIQEESEEEDIDDTGVEEKDVDLVMSQANVSRAKAIKALKNNQNDIVNAIMELTM from the exons ATGCCGGAGCTGACGGAGCTGGACAAGGCCACGGCGTCCATGACGGAGCCGCGGGGGGACGGGTCCGCGGGGGGCTCCGGCACGGAGTCGGACTCGGACGACACGGTCCCGGAGCTGGAGGACCCGGGGAGCGGCCAGGCGGCCGGCATGTTCCCGGGGGCCGCCGCCGCCGGCCTGCCCATTGACATGGTCAGCAAGGCCAAGCAGAGCCGCGGGGAGAAGAAGGCGCGCAAGATCATGTCCAAGCTGGGCCTCAAACCG GTTCAGGGTGTTAGTCGTGTGACAATAAGGAAGTCTAAGAACATTTTGTTTGTTATCAACAAGCCAGATGTGTACAAGAACCCAGCCTCGGATACGTACATTGTGTTTGGTGAAGCAAAG ATTGAAGATCTGAGCCAGCAAGCCCAAGTTCGGGAAGCTGAGAAGTTCAAAGCACCACAGGACTCTCCAGCGGTCGATGGAGCCGGCAGCCAGACG GTTGTCGCGCCAATCCAGGAGGAGTCTGAGGAGGAAGACATCGACGACACTGGCGTGGAAGAGAAGGACGTGGATCTGGTCATGTCACAAGCAAATGTCAGCCGAGCAAAGGCGATCAAGGCTCTCAAAAACAACCAGAATGACATTGTGAATGCCATCATG
- the LOC134528152 gene encoding nascent polypeptide-associated complex subunit alpha isoform X1: MTPCDSNMPELTELDKATASMTEPRGDGSAGGSGTESDSDDTVPELEDPGSGQAAGMFPGAAAAGLPIDMVSKAKQSRGEKKARKIMSKLGLKPVQGVSRVTIRKSKNILFVINKPDVYKNPASDTYIVFGEAKIEDLSQQAQVREAEKFKAPQDSPAVDGAGSQTVVAPIQEESEEEDIDDTGVEEKDVDLVMSQANVSRAKAIKALKNNQNDIVNAIMELTM; the protein is encoded by the exons ACAGCAACATGCCGGAGCTGACGGAGCTGGACAAGGCCACGGCGTCCATGACGGAGCCGCGGGGGGACGGGTCCGCGGGGGGCTCCGGCACGGAGTCGGACTCGGACGACACGGTCCCGGAGCTGGAGGACCCGGGGAGCGGCCAGGCGGCCGGCATGTTCCCGGGGGCCGCCGCCGCCGGCCTGCCCATTGACATGGTCAGCAAGGCCAAGCAGAGCCGCGGGGAGAAGAAGGCGCGCAAGATCATGTCCAAGCTGGGCCTCAAACCG GTTCAGGGTGTTAGTCGTGTGACAATAAGGAAGTCTAAGAACATTTTGTTTGTTATCAACAAGCCAGATGTGTACAAGAACCCAGCCTCGGATACGTACATTGTGTTTGGTGAAGCAAAG ATTGAAGATCTGAGCCAGCAAGCCCAAGTTCGGGAAGCTGAGAAGTTCAAAGCACCACAGGACTCTCCAGCGGTCGATGGAGCCGGCAGCCAGACG GTTGTCGCGCCAATCCAGGAGGAGTCTGAGGAGGAAGACATCGACGACACTGGCGTGGAAGAGAAGGACGTGGATCTGGTCATGTCACAAGCAAATGTCAGCCGAGCAAAGGCGATCAAGGCTCTCAAAAACAACCAGAATGACATTGTGAATGCCATCATG